The DNA region CTGCGCACCGCCACGGCCGCCGTGGTCACCCTGGCCGTGGTTACGGCCCTGAGGCTCCCCCAGGGCTACTGGGCCGTGGTCACGGCCGTCATCGTCATGCAGGCCAACCTCGGCGGCTCCATCCAGGCCTCCTGGGCGCGCCTGGCCGGCACGGCCATCGGCGCCGTGTCCGGGGCGCTGGCCGCCTCTCTCGGCGGGCAGGCCTGGTACGCGGTGGGCGGGGCGGTGTTCGTCACCCTGGCCGCCTGCACGGGGGTGGCCAGGCTGCGGGAGAGCTCCCGCGTGGCCGGCATCACGGCCGTCATCGTCATCCTGGGCGGCCATCCCGGGGCGTCGGCCTGGCAACCGGGCCTGGACCGCTTCCTCGAAATATCCCTCGGCATCCTCACCGCCCTGGCCGTATCGGTTTTCGTGCTGCCTTCCCGGGCCAGCCGGGCCCTGGACCACGGCCTGGCCGCCATCTTCGAGGACGTGGCCGCCTGTTTCGCCCTGGTGGTGGAGGGGCGGCTCCACGAGGAGTCCGTCGAGCGGCGGGTGTTCGCCCTCAAGGACCGCATCCTGCGCACCCTGGCCCGCTGCCGGGAGCTGCGCCGCGAGGCCGGGGCGGAGGGCGTAAGCGGCGAGGCGGAGGCCCAGCGGGCCATGCTCCTTTTCCGGGCCGAGCGGCTCTTCGAGCACGTCCTGGCCATGGACCACGTGGCGACCGAATGGCGGGGCAAGGGGCTGCACCGCCACCTGCCCGGGGAGTTGGCCGGGCTCGAAGCGGCCACCGCCGAGGTCCTGACGGGGCTTGGCGCCCACCTGCGCCGCCGCGAGCCCCTGCCTGACCTGGCGCGGCTCGGCGAAAGCGTCAAGGCCGCCCGGGAAAAGCTCGCCGCCATGCGCCGCGAACGCGCCCCGGCCGCCTACGACCTCAGCGAAGTCATGCACTTTTTCAGCTTCATGCACGGCATGCTCTCCTGCGCCGCCGACGCCGGCGAGATCGTGCGGCGCCTGCGCGCCGCCGGGGACGACTAGGCCGCGTTGCCCAACGGCCCGGGCGCTGCTACCCTGGGAGCGCCAATCGCCCGGTTCGGGCGGGATGGAGGCGGGTTGACGATGCAGGTCTCTGCCCTTCTGGCCGCCGCGCGCCGCGTGCGCCTGACCGGCTTTTCCCCGGCCCGGGACGCCCTGGCCGGCGGCTACCGTTCGGCCTACCGGGGATATGGCCTCGAATACGAGGAATCCCGGGAATACGCGCCCGGCGACGATGCGGCGGCCCTGGACTGGAAGGTCACGGCCCGGCTTTCGCGTCCCTTTGTCAAGCGCTTTCGCGAGGAGCGCGCCCGCACGGTCATGCTGGCCGTGGACGTGAGCGCCTCCATGGCCGCCGGCACGGGGCCGGGCGACACGGCCTTCGCCGCGGCCCTGGCCGCCGTCATCCTGGCCCGAAGCGCGGCGGCCAACCGCGACCGGGTGGGGTTGGTGCTTTTTTCCGACCGCGTGGAGGCGTTTGTCCCGCCCGGCAAGGGGCCGGGCCAGGAGCGGGGCGTGGCCGCCGTCCTGGCCGGAGCCGCGCCCCGGGGACGCGGCACCGACCCCCGGCCGGCCCTGGCCCTGGTCGCGGCCGCGTTGGCCCATCGCAGTCCGGTCTTTCTCGTCTCCGACTTCGCGGGCGCCGATTTCGCCGCCGCCCTGGGCAGCCTCGCCGCGCGCCACGACGTCACGGCCGTGGTCGTCGGCGGGGCGGGCCAGGAATTTTCCCCGCCACGGGGCATCCTGACCGTGGCCGATGTCGAGACGGGCCGGCGCCTGACCATCGACTGCGCCGGCCAGGCCGCCCGGGCCAAGCTGGCCGCCGTCCGGCGGGAGGCGCGCCAGGCGACCCTGGTCGCCCTGCGCCGGGCCGGGGCCGGGGTGGTGGAAATCGATCCCGCCGCCCATCCCGGGCCGGCCCTGGCCGCCCATTTCCGCCGTCGCGCCCGGCCGGCCGGCTACGCGTCGCCGGACCGTCGGAGCACGCCCCATGGATGACATCCGCGACATCAAGGGGCCGGTCCCCGTGCCCGAGCCGGCCGGCCCGGGCGGCCTGCTCGCCGGCCTGGGCCTGGCCGCCCTGTGCGGCCTGGCCGTGTGGCGCTGGCGGCGAAGGCGCCTTCGGCCCGGCCGGCCGGCCCTTCGGGCGGCGGTGCGCGCCCTGGACGCGCTCGAAGGCGAGGGCGGCGCCCTGGCCGACCGGGACCATTATTTCCGCCTGGCCGAGGTCGTGCGCCGCATCCTGGCCGTGCGCCTGGGAGAGGCGGCCACGGCCATGACCACGGCCGAGCTGGAACCGTTGCTCACGCGGCTTGCCCCGGACATGGCCGCCGAAGCCGCCGCGCTGCTGGCGCGCGCCGAGGCCGTCTGCTACGCCGGCCTGGCCGTGGACGCCCAGGCGCGCCGCAGCGACGGCCAAACCGCCAGGCGCCTGGCCACGGCGCCCCTTCCGTGATCGGCCTGGCCCATCCCCAGGCCCTGTGGGGGCTGTTGGCCCTGCCCCTGGCGCTTTTGGCCCGGCGGCTGCGGCCGGCCCCGGCCCTGCCCGTGGCCGACATCGGCCCCTGGCGCGCCGGCGCCCGGCCGGCAATGCGGTCGCATGCGCCCATGGCCTGCCGCCTGCTGGGGCTGGCCGCGCTCGTTTTCGCCCTGGCCGGGCCGCGCCTGGCCGGGGAGGCCGTGAGCTACCGGGGGCGGGGCGCGGACATCATGCTGGCCATCGATTTGTCCGAATCCATGGGCGCCCTGGACATGGCCCTGGGCGACCGCACGGTCAGCCGCCTGGAAGCCGTGGTGGGCCAGGTCGAGCGTTTCGCCCGGGCCCGGCCCGGGGACCGCGTCGGCCTGGTGGCCTTCGGCAGCCGGGCCTACGTCGTCATGCCGCCAAGCGCCGACCGCGAGGCCCTGGCCCGCGCCTTGACCCGGCTGGCCGTGGGCGCGGCCGGTCGGCGCACGGCCATGGGCGATGCCGTGGCCCTGGCCGTCAAGCGCCTGGACGGGGCGCCGGGGCTGGCCAGGGCGGTGGTCGTTTTCGGCGACGGCCGCTCCAACGCCGGGGAGCTTCGCCCCGAGACGGCCGCCCTGGCCGCCGCCGACCGGGGCGTGGTCGTCCACGCCGTGGGCGTGGGCGGCGACGGGCCGGCCCCGTTTCTGGTCAACCATCCCCTGCTCGGCCAGGAGATCGTGCGCGAGGACGCGACCGTGGACACGGCCTCCCTGACCGCGCTGGCCAGGGCCACGGGCGGGGTGTTTGCCCGGGCCGACGATCCGGCCGCCCTGTCCCGGGCCATCGACACCGCGAGCGCGCGCACGCCAAGCGACATGGTCCCCGTGTCCCGGGCCGAGGACACGCCGTTGGCCCCCCTGGCCGTGGCCCTGGCCGTGTGTCTGCTCGTGGCCTGGGCCGGGCTTTCCGCCACGCGCTTGCCGAGGTTGCCATGATGTTCGCCCGGCCGCAGTGGCTCGCCTTGCTGGCGGCCGTGCCCCTGGCCGCCTGGTTTGTCTGGCTGGGGGCGCGCTCGCGTCGCCTGGCGGCCGCCGTTTTTCCCGGGCTTGGCCGAGGGCCCGGACGGGGCCTCAAAAACACCTTGTTCCTGTCGGGACTTGCCTGCCTGTGTCTGGCCGCCGCCGGGCCGGGCGGACAAAGCGAACCGGCCCGGCCGGCGCCGGTCGGGCGGCTGTCGCTGATCGTCGCCCTGGACTGCTCGCGCAGCATGCTGGCCCGGGATTTGCCTCCGGACCGGCTGGCCGCCGCCAAGGCCCTTGTCCTGGAGGTCCTTTCCCGGCTGCCGCAGGCCGAGGTGGGCCTGGTGGGCTTTGCCGGTCGGGCCTGGCTGGCCTGTCCGCTGACGCGGGACCGGGCCGGGCTGGCCCTTTTCCTGGAAGGGCTTTCCCCGGCGGCGGCGCCCCTTGGCGGCACCTCCATTCCGGCCGCCCTGGAAGCGTCCCGCCTGGCCCTGGCCGGGGCCGAGGCCGGGGCGGTGCTGCTCGTCTCCGACGGCGAGGACACGCTTGCCCCGCGCGAGGGCGGGCAGCGCCGGCCGGGCGGGCCGCCGGTGGCCACCGTGGCCGTGGGCGGCCCGGTGCCCGTGGCCGTGCCGGTGGCAGCGGGCAAGGCGGGCCTGCTGCGCGATGCCACGGGCGCGCCGGTCCTGGTCGGCGTGGGCGCGGCTTCGCTTGCGGCCCTGGCCCGGGAAACCGGCGGCCAGGCCTTCCGGTTGGCGCCGGACGCGCCCGATCCCGGGCCGGCCATCGCCGCCGCCCTGGCCGCCCTGGCCCCGTCGGCCGGGGATGCCGAAGCCCCCGGGCAAGCCGGGGATCGGACGGCCTTTTTTTGCCTTGTCGGCTTGGCCCTGCTGCTGGCCGACTTGAGTCTGCGGCCCAGGGCTGGGGCCACCCTTGGCCTGTGTCTTTGCCTCGGCCTGGCCGGGCCGGGGCTTGCCTTGGCCGGGTCCGCGGCGGCGCAGGTTCGGGCCTTCGTGAACCGAGGCCTCGACGCCTTTGCCGCCGGCGACGACGCGGCGGCCCTGGAGGCGTTCTTGCGTGCCCGGGTGCTCGCCCCGGACAGTCCGGAACTCCTGTTCGACGTCGGCGCGGCCAGCTACCGCCTGGGCCGCTTCGCCCGGGCCGGCGAATGCTTCGCCCGGGCGGCCGCCGTCGCGACCAGCCCGACCCTTCGGGCCAAGGCCCTGTACAACCAGGGCAATGCCGCCTTTCGCCAGGGCGACGCGGACGCGGCCATGGCGCTCTACGAAGCGGCCCTGGCCGTCGATCCCGCCGACGCCGACGCCCGGGCCAACCTGGACTGGCTGCGTCAGCGTCGCCAGGCCCGGCAACCCGAGCCGGACACCGGGGAGGCCGGCAAGGATTCGGGCCAGACGCCGCCGGCCCAGGCGGGCGGCCGGGGCCAGGCCGACCGTCCCGGCCAGGCGCCGTCGGCCCAGGGCCGCGATGACGGGGGCGGCGACGAGGCGCGGCAGGCCGACGAGACACCGCAGGCGCCCGGCCGCCCCGGCCCGGCCGCCCCGGACACGCGGGCCGCGCCCCTGGCCGCCGAAAAGGGCCGGAAAGCCGGCGAGAAACGGGCCGTGGCCCCCGGCGGCGCCGACGACCCCATCCTGTCGCGCGTGCCCGACCTGGCGGGGCTGCCCGAAACGTCGGGCTACGGCCGGCCGAACGTGGAGAAGGACTGGTGAGGCGGCTGCTGCGGCGGTTGCTCCCGTGCCTGCCGGCCCTGGTGCTGGCGGCCGTGGCCGCCTGGGCGCAAGGGCCGGCGGTTACGGCCGAGATCGACGCCCGGGAGGCCGTGGTCGGCCAGGGCCTGACCCTGCGGGTGACCATCCCCGGCCGGGAGGCGGCGGTCATCGACATCCCGGAGCTCGCGGACTGGACCGTCATCGCGCGCGGGCGGGTGGTCGGCGCGCGCGGCGGCGACGGGCAGGCCGTCTCGGCCTACCGCTTCGAACTGATCCCCCGGCGGGAAGGCGAGCTGACCTTTCCCCCCCTGGCCGTGGAAACGGGCGGCGCCCGCCTGGCCACCCAGCCCGTCGGCGTGCGGGTGCACCCGCGCCCGTCGCCGCCCAAGGGCCTGGCCGGCCGCGACCTCTTCCTGGACGCCACCGTGTCCGAGGCCTCGCCCTACGTCGGCCAGACGGTGGTCTACACGGCAACCCTTTACCGGGCCGTGGCCGCCTCGGCCGTTTCCCTCGCCCCGCCGGCCTTTCCCGGCTTCGCCGCGCAACCCCTGCCCGGCCAGCGCGACGGCGAGCTGCGCCTGGGCGGCAAGGCCTATGCCATCGCTGCCGTGGATTATCTGCTCACCCCCCTGCGCGCGGGGCGCGAGTCCCTGGCCGCGCCCACGGCCCGCCTGCGCGGCCTGTCCGGCACGACCGGCGAGACCGTGGTGGCCGGCCCCGGCCGCGAACTGGCCGTGCGGGAACTGCCGGCCTATGCCGGCCCGGCGCCCTTCACGGGCCTGGTCGGGCGCATGGAACTGGCCTCGCGCCTGGCCGTCGACGCCGGGGAGGGCGGGGCGGTCTACGAACTCGTCCTGTCCGGCCGGGGCAACCTCGACGCGGCCCGGCCGCCGGCCCTGGACGCGCCGGCCGGGCTGACCGTCCGCGGGCTTGCCGGCCAGGGCGAGGTCACGGCCACGCCCTCGGGCTACGCCGGGAGCCGTGTCTTCCGCTATGCCGTAACCGCCGTGGCGGCCGGGGCCTACACCCTGCCTGCCGTGCGCCTGGCGGTCTTCGACCCCGAGGCCGCCGCCTACCGTCTCCTCGAAGCCCCGCCGCGAACCTACGTCGCGCCGCCGCCGGCCGCCCTGGCGGTGCCGGCCCTGCACGGGGCGGGGGAGGGCGCACCGGCCGGGCCGCCGGCCCTGGGCTGGCGGATGGTCTGGGCGCTGTTTCCGCCGGCCGCCTACGGCCTGACCTTTTGGCCGCGTCGCCGGCGGGCGGCGGGCGCGGCCGGGGAACCGGACGCCGTCCGGGCGGCCGAGGCCCTGCGCCAGGTCCTGGCCCGGCCCGCATCGCTCGGGCCGGAGGAGGGCGCCCGGGCGGCGGCGGTGTTGGCCCGCCTGGACAGGCTGCTCTATGCCGGCGGGCCGGCCGCGCCCGGGGAACTGGAGGAAGCCAGGCGGGAAGCCCTTGCCCTTGTCCGGGGAATTGCGTCATGAAAGGGGTGGCGTTGGGCGTGCTGTGTTGCCTGCTGGCCCTTGCCTGCGGCCTGGGCCGGGCGGGGGAGGCGGCGGGGGAGGGCCGGGCCTTGGCCCTGGCCGCCCGGCAGGCTTACGGCACGGGGGATTTCGCCGCCGCGGCCGAGGCGTTCGCCCGGGCCCACGCCGTCGCGCCGAACCTGGCCTCGGCCGCGTTTTGCCTGGACGCGGCCCTGGCCGCCCGGCTGGCCGGCCAGCCCGGCCGGGCCGCCTTCTGGCTGCGCCGGGCCGTCCTGGCCGCGCCGGGCGACCCGGAGACGACGGCCGCCCTGGCCGCCGCCGGCTTCGACGCCGGGGACGTGTTCGCCGGCCCTTGGTTCCTGTCGGGCTGGTTGCCGGCGCGGTCCCTGTGGCTGACCGCCTTGTGGGCCAACGCCTGTTTCTGGTTGTCCCTGGCCGCCGGGAGGCTTTTCGGCCGGCCTGTGCCCCGGCCGGCGGCGCTGGCGGCCGGGCTGGCCGTGACCCTGCTCTGGCTGGCGGTGGGCTGGGCAGGCCTTGTCGGGGAATGGTGGCCTCGCGCGGTGGTTTTGGGCGAGGTCCCCGCCGCGAGCGCCCCCGAGGACGGCGCCGAGCCCCTGGGGCGTTTCGCCGTCGGGGAGCTCGTGGCTGTCGGCGGCGAGCGTTCGGGCCGGCTGCTGGTCCGGGCGCCGGACGGCCGGGCGGGCTGGATTCCCCGCGAGGCGGCCGCCGTGTTGCGTCCGTAGTGTTTTTCCGGGCCGGCCATGGCCTTGCCAAAAGGGGGCAATATGCTATCCCCGACGCATCG from Solidesulfovibrio sp. includes:
- a CDS encoding FUSC family protein, producing MPVKRRIPVAKLLRHVQHSGLRHALRTATAAVVTLAVVTALRLPQGYWAVVTAVIVMQANLGGSIQASWARLAGTAIGAVSGALAASLGGQAWYAVGGAVFVTLAACTGVARLRESSRVAGITAVIVILGGHPGASAWQPGLDRFLEISLGILTALAVSVFVLPSRASRALDHGLAAIFEDVAACFALVVEGRLHEESVERRVFALKDRILRTLARCRELRREAGAEGVSGEAEAQRAMLLFRAERLFEHVLAMDHVATEWRGKGLHRHLPGELAGLEAATAEVLTGLGAHLRRREPLPDLARLGESVKAAREKLAAMRRERAPAAYDLSEVMHFFSFMHGMLSCAADAGEIVRRLRAAGDD
- a CDS encoding DUF58 domain-containing protein, with product MQVSALLAAARRVRLTGFSPARDALAGGYRSAYRGYGLEYEESREYAPGDDAAALDWKVTARLSRPFVKRFREERARTVMLAVDVSASMAAGTGPGDTAFAAALAAVILARSAAANRDRVGLVLFSDRVEAFVPPGKGPGQERGVAAVLAGAAPRGRGTDPRPALALVAAALAHRSPVFLVSDFAGADFAAALGSLAARHDVTAVVVGGAGQEFSPPRGILTVADVETGRRLTIDCAGQAARAKLAAVRREARQATLVALRRAGAGVVEIDPAAHPGPALAAHFRRRARPAGYASPDRRSTPHG
- a CDS encoding DUF4381 family protein, whose protein sequence is MDDIRDIKGPVPVPEPAGPGGLLAGLGLAALCGLAVWRWRRRRLRPGRPALRAAVRALDALEGEGGALADRDHYFRLAEVVRRILAVRLGEAATAMTTAELEPLLTRLAPDMAAEAAALLARAEAVCYAGLAVDAQARRSDGQTARRLATAPLP
- a CDS encoding VWA domain-containing protein yields the protein MIGLAHPQALWGLLALPLALLARRLRPAPALPVADIGPWRAGARPAMRSHAPMACRLLGLAALVFALAGPRLAGEAVSYRGRGADIMLAIDLSESMGALDMALGDRTVSRLEAVVGQVERFARARPGDRVGLVAFGSRAYVVMPPSADREALARALTRLAVGAAGRRTAMGDAVALAVKRLDGAPGLARAVVVFGDGRSNAGELRPETAALAAADRGVVVHAVGVGGDGPAPFLVNHPLLGQEIVREDATVDTASLTALARATGGVFARADDPAALSRAIDTASARTPSDMVPVSRAEDTPLAPLAVALAVCLLVAWAGLSATRLPRLP
- a CDS encoding VWA domain-containing protein, yielding MMFARPQWLALLAAVPLAAWFVWLGARSRRLAAAVFPGLGRGPGRGLKNTLFLSGLACLCLAAAGPGGQSEPARPAPVGRLSLIVALDCSRSMLARDLPPDRLAAAKALVLEVLSRLPQAEVGLVGFAGRAWLACPLTRDRAGLALFLEGLSPAAAPLGGTSIPAALEASRLALAGAEAGAVLLVSDGEDTLAPREGGQRRPGGPPVATVAVGGPVPVAVPVAAGKAGLLRDATGAPVLVGVGAASLAALARETGGQAFRLAPDAPDPGPAIAAALAALAPSAGDAEAPGQAGDRTAFFCLVGLALLLADLSLRPRAGATLGLCLCLGLAGPGLALAGSAAAQVRAFVNRGLDAFAAGDDAAALEAFLRARVLAPDSPELLFDVGAASYRLGRFARAGECFARAAAVATSPTLRAKALYNQGNAAFRQGDADAAMALYEAALAVDPADADARANLDWLRQRRQARQPEPDTGEAGKDSGQTPPAQAGGRGQADRPGQAPSAQGRDDGGGDEARQADETPQAPGRPGPAAPDTRAAPLAAEKGRKAGEKRAVAPGGADDPILSRVPDLAGLPETSGYGRPNVEKDW
- a CDS encoding BatD family protein, giving the protein MRRLLRRLLPCLPALVLAAVAAWAQGPAVTAEIDAREAVVGQGLTLRVTIPGREAAVIDIPELADWTVIARGRVVGARGGDGQAVSAYRFELIPRREGELTFPPLAVETGGARLATQPVGVRVHPRPSPPKGLAGRDLFLDATVSEASPYVGQTVVYTATLYRAVAASAVSLAPPAFPGFAAQPLPGQRDGELRLGGKAYAIAAVDYLLTPLRAGRESLAAPTARLRGLSGTTGETVVAGPGRELAVRELPAYAGPAPFTGLVGRMELASRLAVDAGEGGAVYELVLSGRGNLDAARPPALDAPAGLTVRGLAGQGEVTATPSGYAGSRVFRYAVTAVAAGAYTLPAVRLAVFDPEAAAYRLLEAPPRTYVAPPPAALAVPALHGAGEGAPAGPPALGWRMVWALFPPAAYGLTFWPRRRRAAGAAGEPDAVRAAEALRQVLARPASLGPEEGARAAAVLARLDRLLYAGGPAAPGELEEARREALALVRGIAS